From Cellulomonas dongxiuzhuiae, the proteins below share one genomic window:
- a CDS encoding HRDC domain-containing protein: MKAEASQDTPGTDDGSEVTAPVVVPLLEPADGVPEVVATPAALAATVAAFAAGTGPVAVDAERASGYRYGQRTYLVQLRRENAGTALIDPIALPDLSALSDALVGVEWVLHAASQDLPGLAEQGMHPSRVFDTELAARLLGMDRVGLAAVVADTLGLGLAKEHSAVDWSTRPLPPEWLRYAALDVEVLIEVRQVLAERLAVSGKAGWALQEFEAVRTAPPPAPRVEPWRRVSGLHNVRDARRLAVVRELYATRDRNARERDISPGRVLPDAAIVAAAQALPRTVGQLVALPAFAGKGTRRRAALWQSAIDRAVALPDDELPATRGPATDGPPPARVWADRDPAAARRLAAARAVVTELSQEHSVPVENLVQPDLLRRLCWSPPVPLDEAGVAAAMTAGGARAWQVELLAERLATELDGA, translated from the coding sequence ATGAAGGCGGAGGCGTCGCAGGACACCCCGGGCACGGACGATGGCTCGGAGGTGACGGCGCCCGTCGTCGTCCCCCTGCTGGAGCCCGCCGACGGCGTCCCGGAGGTGGTCGCCACCCCGGCGGCCCTCGCGGCGACGGTCGCGGCGTTCGCCGCGGGGACCGGGCCGGTCGCGGTGGACGCCGAGCGCGCGTCCGGCTACCGCTACGGCCAGCGCACCTACCTGGTCCAGCTGCGACGCGAGAACGCCGGCACGGCGCTCATCGACCCCATCGCGCTGCCCGACCTGTCGGCCCTGTCCGACGCGCTCGTCGGTGTCGAGTGGGTCCTGCACGCAGCGTCGCAGGACCTGCCGGGGCTCGCCGAGCAGGGCATGCACCCGTCCCGGGTCTTCGACACCGAGCTCGCGGCCCGGCTCCTGGGCATGGACCGCGTGGGCCTCGCCGCGGTCGTCGCGGACACGCTCGGGCTGGGGCTGGCCAAGGAGCACTCAGCCGTCGACTGGTCGACCCGACCGTTGCCGCCGGAGTGGCTGCGGTACGCCGCGCTGGACGTCGAGGTGCTGATCGAGGTCCGTCAGGTCCTGGCCGAGCGTCTCGCGGTGTCGGGCAAGGCGGGATGGGCGCTCCAGGAGTTCGAGGCGGTACGGACGGCACCACCCCCGGCGCCGCGCGTCGAGCCGTGGCGGCGCGTCTCCGGCCTGCACAACGTCCGCGACGCGCGTCGCCTGGCGGTGGTCCGCGAGCTCTACGCCACGCGCGACCGCAACGCCCGCGAGCGCGACATCTCCCCCGGCCGCGTGCTGCCCGACGCCGCCATCGTCGCCGCTGCGCAGGCCCTGCCCCGCACGGTCGGGCAGCTCGTCGCGCTGCCCGCGTTCGCCGGCAAGGGGACGCGCCGGCGTGCGGCGCTGTGGCAGTCGGCGATCGACCGTGCCGTCGCGCTGCCCGACGACGAGCTGCCGGCGACGCGGGGCCCGGCGACCGACGGCCCGCCACCGGCGAGGGTGTGGGCCGACCGCGACCCCGCCGCCGCGCGACGGCTGGCCGCGGCGCGGGCGGTCGTGACCGAGCTCTCGCAGGAGCACAGCGTGCCGGTGGAGAACCTCGTGCAGCCCGACCTGCTGCGCCGGCTCTGCTGGTCGCCGCCGGTGCCGCTGGACGAGGCGGGCGTCGCGGCGGCGATGACCGCGGGTGGCGCACGCGCCTGGCAGGTGGAGCTCCTCGCGGAGCGGCTGGCGACGGAGCTCGACGGCGCCTGA
- the pflB gene encoding formate C-acetyltransferase has translation MSITAVPSDRSDIAVPEAWEGFVTGPWTDQVDVRDFIQRNYTPYEGDAGFLAGPTARTTGIWATLSEMFPEEREKGVYDVDATKPSTITSHAPGYIDETNEVIVGLQTDAPLKRAIMPNGGWRMVQTSLETYGYEAPQEIVDIYTKYRKTHNDGVFDVYPPNVRAARSSHIITGLPDAYGRGRIIGDYRRVALYGVDQLVAAKKLEKASLDMERSVEDVIRDREELSEQIRALGELKAMAASYGYDISRPATNAREAVQWLYFGYLAAVKEQNGAAMSLGRTSTFLDVYLQRDIEAGLLTEEQAQEIIDDFVIKLRIVRFLRTPEYDQLFSGDPTWVTESIGGIGEDGRPLVTRTSFRFLQTLYNLGPAPEPNMTVLWSERLPDGFKRFCAQVSIDTSAIQYESDELIRDSWGDDAAIACCVSPMRVGKQMQFFGARVNIAKALLYAINGGRDEITGKQVAPVSAPVEGDVLDYDDVLAKFDRTLDWLAETYVDALNCVHYMHDKYAYERIEMALHDRTVLRTLACGIAGLSVVADSLSAIKYATVRPLRTADGLITEYTVEGDFPSYGNDDDRADDIAVWLVRRFMEKIRAVPTYRNALHTQSVLTITSNVVYGKNTGSTPDGRRLGEPFAPGANPMNGRDTHGMLASALSVAKLPYSEAQDGISLTSTIVPSGLGRTQDEQVTNLVGLLDAYVLSAGYHMNINVLNRETLLDAMEHPENYPQLTIRVSGYAVNFVRLTREQQLDVLSRTFHGGV, from the coding sequence ATGTCCATCACAGCCGTACCCAGCGACCGCAGCGACATTGCCGTGCCGGAGGCCTGGGAAGGATTCGTCACCGGGCCGTGGACCGACCAGGTCGACGTCCGCGACTTCATCCAGCGCAACTACACGCCCTACGAGGGCGACGCCGGCTTCCTCGCCGGCCCCACCGCCCGCACCACGGGCATCTGGGCCACGCTCTCGGAGATGTTCCCCGAGGAGCGCGAGAAGGGCGTCTACGACGTCGACGCGACGAAGCCCTCGACCATCACGTCGCACGCACCCGGCTACATCGACGAGACCAACGAGGTCATCGTCGGCCTGCAGACCGACGCCCCGCTGAAGCGCGCGATCATGCCCAACGGCGGCTGGCGGATGGTGCAGACCTCGCTCGAGACCTACGGGTACGAGGCGCCGCAGGAGATCGTCGACATCTACACCAAGTACCGCAAGACCCACAACGACGGGGTCTTCGACGTGTACCCCCCGAACGTCCGCGCCGCGCGCTCGTCCCACATCATCACGGGCCTGCCCGACGCCTACGGCCGCGGCCGGATCATCGGCGACTACCGCCGCGTCGCGCTGTACGGCGTCGACCAGCTCGTCGCCGCCAAGAAGCTCGAGAAGGCCTCGCTCGACATGGAGCGGTCCGTCGAGGACGTCATCCGTGACCGCGAGGAGCTCTCGGAGCAGATCCGCGCACTGGGCGAGCTCAAGGCCATGGCCGCCTCCTACGGCTACGACATCTCCCGGCCCGCGACGAACGCCCGCGAGGCCGTGCAGTGGCTGTACTTCGGCTACCTCGCAGCCGTGAAGGAGCAGAACGGCGCCGCGATGTCGCTGGGCCGCACGTCGACGTTCCTCGACGTGTACCTGCAGCGGGACATCGAGGCCGGTCTCCTCACCGAGGAGCAGGCGCAGGAGATCATCGACGACTTCGTCATCAAGCTGCGCATCGTGCGGTTCCTGCGCACGCCGGAGTACGACCAGCTCTTCTCGGGCGACCCCACGTGGGTGACCGAGTCGATCGGCGGCATCGGCGAGGACGGGCGCCCGCTCGTCACGCGCACGTCGTTCCGCTTCCTGCAGACCCTGTACAACCTGGGTCCCGCGCCCGAGCCGAACATGACCGTGCTGTGGAGCGAGCGGCTCCCCGACGGCTTCAAGCGGTTCTGCGCGCAGGTGTCCATCGACACCTCGGCGATCCAGTACGAGTCCGACGAGCTCATCCGCGACTCGTGGGGCGACGACGCGGCGATCGCGTGCTGCGTGTCCCCGATGCGGGTCGGCAAGCAGATGCAGTTCTTCGGTGCGCGCGTCAACATCGCCAAGGCGCTGCTGTACGCGATCAACGGGGGTCGCGACGAGATCACGGGCAAGCAGGTGGCCCCCGTCAGCGCACCCGTCGAGGGCGACGTGCTCGACTACGACGACGTGCTCGCCAAGTTCGACCGGACGCTGGACTGGCTGGCCGAGACGTACGTGGACGCGCTGAACTGCGTGCACTACATGCACGACAAGTACGCCTACGAGCGCATCGAGATGGCCCTGCACGACCGCACGGTCCTGCGGACGCTGGCCTGCGGCATCGCCGGCCTGTCGGTGGTCGCGGACTCGCTGTCGGCGATCAAGTACGCGACGGTGCGGCCGCTGCGCACCGCCGACGGGCTCATCACCGAGTACACGGTCGAGGGCGACTTCCCGTCGTACGGGAACGACGACGACCGGGCCGACGACATCGCCGTGTGGCTCGTGCGGCGGTTCATGGAGAAGATCCGCGCCGTGCCGACCTACCGCAACGCGCTGCACACGCAGTCGGTGCTGACGATCACGTCGAACGTCGTGTACGGCAAGAACACCGGGTCCACGCCGGACGGGCGCAGGCTGGGCGAGCCCTTCGCCCCGGGCGCCAACCCCATGAACGGCCGGGACACCCACGGCATGCTCGCCTCGGCGCTGTCGGTCGCGAAGCTCCCGTACTCGGAGGCGCAGGACGGGATCTCGCTGACGTCGACGATCGTGCCCTCCGGGCTGGGACGCACGCAGGACGAGCAGGTGACCAACCTCGTCGGCCTGCTGGACGCGTACGTGCTGTCGGCCGGCTACCACATGAACATCAACGTGCTGAACCGCGAGACCCTCCTGGACGCCATGGAGCACCCGGAGAACTACCCGCAGCTGACGATCCGTGTCTCGGGCTACGCCGTGAACTTCGTGCGGCTCACGCGTGAGCAGCAGCTCGACGTGCTGTCCCGCACCTTCCACGGCGGGGTCTGA
- a CDS encoding 3-hydroxyacyl-CoA dehydrogenase NAD-binding domain-containing protein, with protein MSTSARRPERVTHALVRDVPLPGGLGTLALVTLDNGLDHTKPTTLGPQGIAELTAVLRAQQVRAAAGEIAALAVTGKPYYLAAGADLTQVATVASREEALTLGRGGHEAYRLLGELGVPTFAFVNGVALGGGLEVALNCDYRTAAADVRALALPETGLGLVPGWGGAYIVPRLVGIEKALEVVLTRPAANKPYTARQAAEIGLVDVVLEPADFLEESVRWAARVLSGEVSVERRPLDDAGTWDAAVAAARARLDAVVHGSRPAPGRALDLVAAARDADRDAAFAAEDEALADLIMSDEMRASVYAFGLVQGGKRPTGAPDASLARPVTRVGVVGAGLMAAQIALLFAQRLGVPVVMRDLDEDRVAQGLGNVRSTVERLVSSGRMTSDAGARVVAQVTGSTDIGVFAACDLVIEAVTEVLGLKKRVLAELEGVVAPDTVLATNTSALSVTRMAADLQHPERVVGLHFFNPVAAMPLVEVVQAEHTSDEALATAFAVVAKLRKTAVLVKDRPGFVVNRLLVLLLGIIVDAVEHGTPVEVADRALDPLGLPMPPFELFDLVGPAVGLHVLTSLREDLGERFPRSPGLEKLVADGTTVVTPAPAKGLPKRVDPAVQDVFDAARETGADAPLDEAGVLHAVLTALTVEIGHMLDEGVVTTPQQIDLCMILGAGWGFHLGGITPYLDRRGYSERLLGRRLLLDGLANVPTP; from the coding sequence ATGAGCACGTCCGCACGGCGCCCCGAGCGCGTCACCCACGCCCTCGTCCGCGACGTGCCCCTGCCCGGTGGGCTGGGCACGCTCGCGCTCGTCACGCTCGACAACGGCCTGGACCACACCAAGCCGACGACGCTCGGGCCGCAGGGCATCGCCGAGCTCACCGCCGTGCTGCGCGCCCAGCAGGTGCGCGCGGCGGCGGGCGAGATCGCCGCGCTGGCCGTGACCGGCAAGCCGTACTACCTGGCGGCGGGCGCCGACCTGACCCAGGTCGCGACGGTCGCGTCGCGCGAGGAGGCCCTCACGCTCGGCCGCGGCGGCCACGAGGCGTACCGGCTGCTCGGCGAGCTCGGCGTCCCCACCTTCGCGTTCGTCAACGGCGTCGCCCTCGGCGGCGGCCTCGAGGTCGCGCTCAACTGCGACTACCGCACGGCTGCGGCCGACGTGCGGGCCCTGGCCCTGCCCGAGACCGGTCTGGGCCTCGTACCCGGCTGGGGAGGTGCGTACATCGTGCCGCGGCTCGTCGGCATCGAGAAGGCGCTCGAGGTCGTCCTGACGCGCCCCGCCGCCAACAAGCCGTACACCGCGCGGCAGGCCGCCGAGATCGGGCTCGTCGACGTGGTGCTGGAGCCGGCCGACTTCCTCGAGGAGTCCGTGCGGTGGGCGGCACGCGTCCTGTCGGGCGAGGTGAGCGTCGAACGGCGCCCGCTCGACGACGCCGGCACGTGGGACGCCGCCGTGGCGGCCGCGCGTGCGCGCCTCGACGCGGTGGTGCACGGCTCACGACCCGCACCCGGCCGCGCGCTCGACCTCGTGGCGGCCGCCCGCGACGCCGACAGGGACGCCGCCTTCGCCGCCGAGGACGAGGCGCTGGCCGACCTCATCATGAGCGACGAGATGCGTGCGAGCGTCTACGCGTTCGGCCTCGTGCAGGGCGGCAAGAGGCCGACCGGTGCGCCGGACGCGTCGCTCGCGCGACCGGTCACGCGCGTCGGGGTGGTCGGTGCGGGGCTCATGGCCGCGCAGATCGCCCTGCTGTTCGCACAGCGGCTCGGGGTGCCCGTCGTCATGCGGGACCTCGACGAGGACCGCGTCGCGCAGGGCCTGGGCAACGTGCGCTCGACGGTCGAGCGGCTCGTCTCCTCGGGCCGCATGACGTCCGACGCGGGCGCCCGCGTCGTCGCGCAGGTCACCGGGTCGACCGACATCGGCGTCTTCGCCGCCTGCGACCTCGTCATCGAGGCGGTCACCGAGGTGCTCGGCCTCAAGAAGCGCGTGCTCGCCGAGCTCGAGGGCGTCGTCGCTCCCGACACGGTCCTCGCCACCAACACCTCGGCGCTGTCGGTCACGCGCATGGCAGCGGACCTGCAGCATCCCGAGCGGGTCGTCGGCCTGCACTTCTTCAACCCGGTCGCGGCGATGCCGCTGGTGGAGGTCGTGCAGGCGGAGCACACGTCGGACGAGGCGCTGGCGACAGCGTTCGCGGTCGTCGCGAAGCTGCGCAAGACCGCCGTCCTCGTGAAGGACCGGCCCGGCTTCGTCGTCAACCGGCTGCTCGTGCTGCTGCTCGGCATCATCGTCGACGCCGTGGAGCACGGCACGCCGGTCGAGGTCGCCGACCGTGCGCTGGACCCGCTCGGCCTGCCGATGCCGCCGTTCGAGCTGTTCGACCTCGTCGGGCCGGCCGTCGGGCTGCACGTCCTGACCTCGTTGCGCGAGGACCTGGGCGAGCGGTTCCCGCGCTCCCCCGGCCTCGAGAAGCTCGTCGCCGACGGCACCACGGTGGTGACGCCGGCGCCGGCCAAGGGCCTGCCGAAGCGTGTCGACCCGGCCGTCCAGGACGTGTTCGACGCCGCCCGGGAGACGGGCGCCGACGCCCCGCTCGACGAGGCCGGCGTGCTCCACGCCGTCCTGACGGCGCTCACCGTCGAGATCGGCCACATGCTCGACGAGGGCGTCGTGACGACCCCCCAGCAGATCGACCTCTGCATGATCCTGGGCGCGGGCTGGGGCTTCCACCTCGGCGGCATCACGCCGTACCTCGACCGGCGCGGCTACAGCGAGCGCCTCCTGGGCCGCCGGCTCCTCCTCGACGGTCTCGCCAACGTCCCCACCCCCTGA
- a CDS encoding DUF3000 domain-containing protein, producing the protein MNPAGPEDVPAEFVRALRSLRGVPVRPEVVLDEVPGPARIAPFSAALTAEVRTARRSVAAEDLASGRFVVLYDPQGQEAWEGSFRLVTLVRASLEAEVGNDPMLAEVAWSWFHDALGSAGVDPHAAGGTVTRVLSQSFGALDRREEQTELEIRASWTSWDEQLGPHLTAWSTLLCTAAGLPPLPEGVVPLPRR; encoded by the coding sequence GTGAACCCTGCCGGACCCGAGGACGTCCCCGCCGAGTTCGTCCGCGCGCTGCGTTCCCTGCGCGGTGTGCCCGTACGGCCCGAGGTCGTGCTCGACGAGGTCCCCGGTCCCGCCCGCATCGCGCCCTTCTCCGCCGCCCTCACCGCCGAGGTCCGCACGGCCCGCCGCTCGGTGGCCGCGGAGGACCTCGCGTCCGGGCGGTTCGTCGTGCTGTACGACCCGCAGGGCCAGGAGGCGTGGGAGGGCTCGTTCCGGCTCGTCACGCTCGTGCGCGCGAGCCTGGAGGCCGAGGTCGGCAACGACCCCATGCTCGCGGAGGTGGCCTGGTCCTGGTTCCACGACGCCCTGGGGTCGGCGGGTGTCGACCCGCACGCGGCGGGCGGCACCGTGACGCGCGTGCTGTCGCAGAGCTTCGGCGCGCTCGACCGCCGCGAGGAGCAGACCGAGCTGGAGATCCGCGCGTCGTGGACGTCCTGGGACGAGCAGCTCGGCCCGCACCTGACGGCGTGGTCCACGCTGCTGTGCACGGCCGCGGGGCTGCCACCGCTCCCCGAGGGCGTCGTCCCCCTGCCGCGCCGCTGA
- a CDS encoding helix-turn-helix transcriptional regulator yields the protein MTIEPLRRDVRDVRDLPARRAPGVTGLPTSRRTPAAAPARHPMCVVVTQIGDGEGSTLVRALQRRGAHRVVVLARRAGREELRTLLAGGLRGGVASTTEVSTAPVRVAPPPVQPTAELSARELSVLARVAEGRTNRLIGEELGLSALTVKSHLARISRKLGTGDRAELVAIAIRNRMID from the coding sequence GTGACCATCGAGCCTCTCCGCCGCGACGTCCGCGACGTCCGCGACCTCCCGGCCCGTCGTGCGCCCGGCGTCACGGGCCTGCCCACGTCCCGGCGTACGCCCGCTGCCGCGCCCGCACGGCACCCGATGTGCGTGGTCGTCACGCAGATCGGCGACGGCGAGGGCAGCACCCTCGTGCGCGCCCTGCAGCGCCGGGGCGCCCACCGCGTCGTCGTGCTCGCCCGCCGCGCGGGTCGCGAGGAGCTGCGCACGCTGCTGGCCGGCGGGCTGCGCGGCGGGGTCGCCAGCACGACCGAGGTCTCCACCGCGCCGGTCCGCGTGGCGCCCCCTCCGGTCCAGCCGACCGCCGAGCTCAGCGCGCGTGAGCTGTCCGTGCTCGCCCGCGTCGCCGAGGGCCGCACCAACCGCCTCATCGGCGAGGAGCTGGGTCTGTCCGCGCTGACGGTCAAGAGCCACCTCGCACGCATCTCCCGCAAGCTCGGCACGGGCGACCGGGCGGAGCTCGTGGCCATCGCCATCCGCAACCGGATGATCGACTGA
- a CDS encoding type IV toxin-antitoxin system AbiEi family antitoxin: MTPAPVLDMRRLRADGVTWAQVQRLIASGAYVPVFRSVLVRRALLDDPEVRAAAVRAVLPPGGAVCRDTAAWLHGIDVRAPGLHLRPPRLQCVVPPGTARVRRPGLQCWLAALTDEDVRDIGGVPATTPVRTALDLARYAPRYLGLAAVDAYTRQLVELGHLVRRARELSGARNIARARLVLELCDPAAESAGESWLRLRLFEAGLPRPEAQISIRDGGREVYRLDMGYREARVAVEYDGEAHHHMTAAQQTVDEHRRADLHRRFGWHVIGVHRGDVLGRRNDLERTVAGLIGHTGVLLARQEW, translated from the coding sequence ATGACTCCTGCACCGGTTCTCGACATGCGGCGACTGCGGGCCGACGGTGTGACGTGGGCGCAGGTGCAGCGCCTGATCGCGTCGGGCGCGTACGTGCCGGTGTTCCGCAGCGTGCTGGTTCGTCGTGCGCTGCTCGACGATCCCGAGGTGCGGGCCGCGGCCGTCCGCGCGGTGCTGCCACCCGGCGGGGCCGTCTGCCGTGACACCGCTGCGTGGCTGCACGGCATCGACGTGCGCGCGCCCGGCCTGCACCTGCGCCCGCCCCGTCTGCAGTGCGTCGTCCCGCCCGGCACGGCACGGGTCCGTCGTCCAGGCCTGCAGTGCTGGCTCGCGGCGCTGACGGACGAGGACGTGCGGGACATCGGCGGCGTGCCCGCGACGACGCCCGTGCGGACCGCCCTCGACCTCGCGCGGTACGCGCCCCGGTACCTGGGCCTCGCGGCGGTCGACGCGTACACCCGCCAGCTCGTCGAGCTCGGGCACCTCGTCCGACGGGCACGCGAGCTGTCGGGTGCGCGCAACATCGCGCGCGCACGGCTCGTCCTGGAGCTGTGCGATCCCGCGGCCGAGTCGGCGGGTGAGTCGTGGCTGCGCCTGCGCCTGTTCGAGGCGGGCCTGCCCCGTCCGGAGGCGCAAATCAGCATCCGCGACGGCGGGCGGGAGGTCTACCGGCTCGACATGGGTTACCGGGAGGCACGGGTCGCCGTCGAGTACGACGGCGAGGCCCACCACCACATGACGGCAGCCCAGCAGACGGTGGACGAGCACCGCCGGGCCGACCTCCACCGACGGTTCGGATGGCACGTCATCGGCGTGCACCGGGGCGACGTGCTCGGCCGCAGGAACGATCTCGAGCGCACGGTGGCCGGCCTCATCGGCCACACCGGCGTCCTGCTGGCGCGCCAGGAGTGGTGA
- a CDS encoding thiolase family protein, with protein MPSTSRPADARVPAARRVVFVDGVRTPFGRARKDGLYAHTRADDLAVRTVRELLRRHPQLPPERVDDVALAATTQQGDQGLTLGRTVAMLAGLPATVPGFAIDRMCAGAMTAVTTTAAAIGFGAQDVTVAGGVEHMGHHPMGFDADPNPRFLAERIVAADALNMGVTAENLHDRFPALTRERADAYGVASQEKYAAALASGRIEPDLVPVALRDPEHGWGLATADEPPRPGTTVAAIAGLPTPFRAGGRVTAGTSAPLTDGAASCLLAAEDVALELGLPVRMRMVSFAYAGVEPEVMGLGPVPATHKALERAGLSIDDIGLFEINEAFAVQVLSFLDAFGIADDDPRVNPYGGAIAVGHPLASSGVRLMTQLARQFEEHPEVRYGITTMCVGLGQGGTVIWENPAYDAEEAAR; from the coding sequence ATGCCGAGCACGTCCCGCCCCGCCGACGCACGGGTGCCCGCCGCCCGCCGCGTCGTGTTCGTCGACGGGGTGCGCACCCCGTTCGGCCGCGCCCGCAAGGACGGCCTGTACGCCCACACCCGCGCCGACGACCTGGCCGTGCGGACCGTCCGCGAGCTGCTGCGCCGCCATCCCCAGCTGCCGCCCGAGCGCGTCGACGACGTCGCCCTGGCCGCGACCACGCAGCAGGGCGACCAGGGCCTGACCCTCGGACGCACCGTCGCGATGCTCGCGGGCCTGCCGGCCACCGTCCCCGGATTCGCGATCGACCGCATGTGCGCCGGTGCCATGACGGCCGTGACGACCACGGCGGCCGCGATCGGGTTCGGTGCGCAGGACGTGACCGTCGCCGGGGGTGTCGAGCACATGGGCCACCACCCGATGGGCTTCGACGCCGACCCCAACCCCCGCTTCCTCGCCGAGCGGATCGTGGCGGCCGACGCCCTCAACATGGGCGTGACCGCCGAGAACCTGCACGACCGGTTCCCCGCCCTGACCCGCGAGCGCGCCGACGCGTACGGCGTCGCGAGCCAGGAGAAGTACGCCGCGGCGCTCGCGTCGGGGCGCATCGAGCCCGACCTGGTGCCCGTCGCGCTGCGCGACCCGGAGCACGGCTGGGGCCTGGCGACGGCCGACGAGCCGCCGCGCCCCGGCACGACCGTGGCGGCGATAGCGGGCCTGCCCACGCCGTTCCGCGCGGGCGGTCGCGTCACCGCCGGCACGTCGGCACCCCTGACGGACGGTGCGGCCTCGTGCCTCCTCGCCGCCGAGGACGTCGCCCTCGAGCTCGGGCTGCCCGTGCGCATGCGCATGGTCTCCTTCGCCTATGCGGGCGTCGAGCCCGAGGTCATGGGCCTGGGCCCGGTCCCCGCGACGCACAAGGCGCTCGAGCGCGCCGGCCTGTCGATCGACGACATCGGCCTGTTCGAGATCAACGAGGCCTTCGCCGTGCAGGTGCTCTCCTTCCTCGACGCCTTCGGCATCGCCGACGACGACCCGCGCGTCAACCCGTACGGCGGCGCGATCGCGGTGGGCCACCCGCTCGCGTCGTCCGGGGTGCGGCTGATGACGCAGCTCGCGCGCCAGTTCGAGGAGCACCCCGAGGTGCGGTACGGCATCACGACCATGTGCGTCGGGCTCGGCCAGGGCGGCACCGTCATCTGGGAGAACCCCGCCTACGACGCCGAGGAGGCAGCCCGATGA
- the pflA gene encoding pyruvate formate-lyase-activating protein — protein MTTTTEPTGAPVVPLGMPLVGGSHTRTQGHGTAGLETAEAERSERLAAVREGRLGSVHSWELVTAVDGPGTRLTIFLSGCPLRCLYCHNPDTMQMRRGTDVAADELLARIARYRGVFRATGGGVTISGGEPLMQPAFVRRLVRGAAAMDVPVALDTSGFLGAQATDEMLDDVSLVLLDVKSGLPETYQRVTGRELAPTLDFGRRLAARGNRMWVRFVLVPGLTDAPENVEAVADYVASLGEAVERVEVLPFHQMGRDKWADLGMRYELEDTEPPSREATEAVRDVFRARGLTTF, from the coding sequence ATGACCACCACCACCGAGCCGACCGGCGCACCGGTCGTGCCGCTCGGCATGCCGCTCGTCGGCGGGTCGCACACGCGCACGCAGGGGCACGGCACCGCCGGGCTGGAGACGGCCGAGGCCGAGCGGAGCGAGCGCCTTGCCGCCGTCCGCGAAGGGCGCCTCGGGTCGGTGCACTCGTGGGAGCTCGTCACGGCGGTCGACGGCCCCGGCACGCGTCTGACGATCTTCCTGTCCGGGTGCCCGCTGCGGTGCCTGTACTGCCACAACCCCGACACGATGCAGATGCGGCGGGGGACCGACGTCGCCGCCGACGAGCTCCTCGCGCGCATCGCCCGCTACCGCGGGGTGTTCCGCGCGACGGGCGGCGGCGTCACGATCTCGGGCGGCGAGCCGCTCATGCAGCCGGCCTTCGTGCGCCGGCTGGTGCGCGGCGCGGCTGCCATGGACGTGCCGGTCGCGCTCGACACGTCGGGCTTCCTCGGCGCCCAGGCGACCGACGAGATGCTCGACGACGTGTCACTCGTCCTGCTCGACGTGAAGTCCGGCCTCCCCGAGACGTACCAGCGGGTCACCGGGCGCGAGCTGGCGCCCACGCTCGACTTCGGTCGACGGCTGGCCGCGCGCGGCAACCGCATGTGGGTCCGGTTCGTGCTGGTCCCCGGGCTCACCGACGCCCCGGAGAACGTCGAGGCGGTCGCGGACTACGTCGCGTCCCTCGGCGAGGCCGTCGAGCGCGTCGAGGTGCTGCCGTTCCACCAGATGGGCCGCGACAAGTGGGCCGACCTGGGCATGCGCTACGAGCTCGAGGACACCGAGCCCCCGTCGCGCGAGGCCACCGAGGCGGTCCGCGACGTCTTCCGCGCCCGAGGCCTGACCACCTTCTAG